The following coding sequences are from one Mycobacterium bourgelatii window:
- a CDS encoding MMPL family transporter, translating into MLHAIARLAIRAPRRIIVGAVLVFMAAAAFGIPVAESLSSGGFQDPNSESGRAIQILTDKFGQSGQQMLIVVTAPDGANSEQARRVGTDVVDQVQRSSLAFNVTSPWTAPPQSAADLISADGKSGLIVVNLRGGENDAQKNAQTLAGEFVHDRDGVAVRAGGAAMQYAQINNQNRDDLLVTEAIAIPLSFLVLIWVFGGLVAAGLPIALGALAVVGSMSVLRLIACTTEVSIFALNLSTALSLALAIDYTLLIISRYRDELAEDGDADRALVRTMVTSGRTVVFSAVTVALSMSATALFPMYFLKSFAYAGVASVAFVATASIVVTPAAIVLLGNRLDAVDVRRFLRQVVLRRHDPLRLTVEEHFWYRSSKFVMRRWAPVGFAVMAFLLLLGLPFFSVKWGFPDDRVLPTSVSSHEVGNRLRSGFAHDSATAVAIVIPDARNLSMGEIGRYAADLSRVPDVSAVSAPDGTFVNGHLAGPPAAAAGMADGSAFLTVSSTAPLFSEASDLQLKRLHEVAGPAGRSVAMAGVAQVNRDSVDAVTDRLPLVLALIAAITFVLLFLLTGSVVLPAKALACNVLSLTAAFGALVWIFQDGHLGALGTTPSGTLAANMPVLLFCIAFGLSMDYEVFLISRIREHWLAYRPAHPTATEEHAANDEAVAHGVACTGRVITAAALVMSMSFAALIAAHVSFMRMFGLGLTLAVAADATLVRMVLVPAFMHVMGRWNWWAPRSLVWLHEKFGISEAGEASEASEAHAKRSEEGSSFAQPLERQVEVASVVSTSHNGRPIEASVTRGG; encoded by the coding sequence ATGCTCCACGCGATTGCTCGTCTGGCAATCAGGGCGCCACGACGAATCATCGTTGGAGCCGTCTTGGTCTTCATGGCCGCGGCGGCGTTCGGGATTCCGGTCGCCGAGAGCCTGTCCTCGGGTGGGTTCCAGGATCCGAACTCGGAGTCGGGCCGGGCGATCCAGATATTGACCGACAAGTTCGGGCAGAGCGGTCAGCAGATGCTGATCGTGGTGACCGCGCCCGACGGCGCCAACAGCGAGCAGGCGCGGAGGGTGGGTACCGACGTCGTCGACCAGGTGCAGCGTTCGTCGTTGGCGTTCAACGTGACCTCGCCGTGGACAGCGCCACCGCAGTCGGCCGCCGATCTGATCAGCGCGGATGGCAAGTCGGGGTTGATCGTGGTCAACCTCAGGGGCGGCGAAAACGACGCGCAGAAAAATGCCCAAACCCTCGCCGGCGAATTCGTCCACGATCGCGACGGCGTCGCTGTTCGGGCCGGGGGTGCGGCGATGCAGTACGCGCAGATCAACAACCAGAACCGGGACGATCTTCTGGTCACGGAGGCAATCGCGATCCCGCTGAGCTTTCTGGTGCTGATCTGGGTGTTCGGTGGTCTGGTGGCGGCGGGGCTGCCGATTGCGCTCGGCGCGTTGGCCGTTGTCGGCTCGATGTCGGTATTGCGGCTGATCGCTTGTACCACCGAGGTGTCGATCTTCGCGCTCAACCTGAGCACCGCGCTGAGCCTGGCGCTGGCCATCGACTACACATTGCTGATCATCAGCCGCTATCGCGACGAGTTGGCCGAGGACGGCGACGCAGATCGGGCGTTGGTACGGACCATGGTCACCTCCGGTCGCACGGTGGTGTTCTCGGCGGTCACCGTAGCGTTGTCGATGTCGGCGACGGCGCTGTTCCCCATGTACTTCTTGAAGTCGTTCGCCTACGCCGGTGTGGCCTCGGTCGCCTTCGTCGCGACCGCGTCCATCGTGGTGACGCCGGCAGCGATCGTCCTGTTGGGCAACCGACTGGACGCGGTCGACGTGCGCCGTTTTCTCCGTCAAGTGGTGTTGCGCCGCCACGACCCGCTGCGCCTGACGGTCGAGGAGCATTTCTGGTACCGGTCGAGCAAGTTCGTTATGCGCCGGTGGGCGCCGGTCGGGTTCGCCGTGATGGCGTTCCTCTTGCTGCTCGGGCTGCCGTTCTTCTCGGTCAAGTGGGGCTTCCCCGACGACCGGGTGCTGCCGACTTCGGTGTCCTCGCATGAGGTCGGTAACCGATTGCGGAGCGGTTTCGCGCATGACTCCGCGACTGCGGTGGCCATCGTCATCCCCGACGCACGCAACTTGAGCATGGGGGAGATCGGCCGATATGCCGCCGACCTGTCACGGGTACCCGATGTTTCTGCGGTGTCGGCCCCCGATGGGACCTTCGTAAACGGTCATCTCGCGGGTCCCCCGGCCGCGGCCGCTGGAATGGCCGACGGCAGCGCCTTCCTCACCGTGAGTAGTACGGCGCCGTTGTTTTCCGAAGCCTCCGACCTCCAGCTCAAGCGGTTGCACGAGGTCGCGGGGCCCGCCGGCCGATCCGTTGCGATGGCCGGTGTCGCGCAGGTCAATCGCGACAGTGTCGATGCGGTGACCGACCGCCTGCCATTGGTGCTGGCGCTGATCGCCGCCATCACGTTCGTGCTGCTGTTCCTGCTGACCGGCAGCGTGGTGTTGCCGGCAAAGGCGCTGGCGTGCAACGTGTTGTCACTGACCGCGGCGTTCGGTGCTCTGGTTTGGATCTTCCAGGACGGCCATCTCGGTGCGCTGGGCACAACTCCGAGCGGCACACTGGCGGCCAACATGCCAGTTCTGTTGTTCTGCATCGCTTTTGGCTTGTCCATGGACTACGAGGTGTTCCTGATCTCCCGGATCCGCGAGCACTGGCTGGCGTACCGGCCGGCACATCCGACCGCGACGGAGGAACACGCCGCCAACGACGAGGCGGTAGCGCACGGCGTGGCCTGCACCGGCAGGGTGATCACCGCGGCGGCATTGGTGATGTCGATGTCCTTCGCCGCGCTGATCGCGGCCCATGTGTCATTCATGCGGATGTTCGGTCTGGGCCTGACGCTCGCCGTGGCCGCGGATGCCACGCTGGTGCGGATGGTCCTGGTACCCGCCTTCATGCATGTGATGGGCCGCTGGAACTGGTGGGCGCCCAGGTCGCTGGTGTGGCTGCATGAGAAGTTCGGCATCAGCGAGGCTGGCGAGGCCAGCGAGGCCAGCGAGGCCCACGCGAAGCGATCCGAAGAAGGGAGCAGCTTCGCCCAGCCGCTCGAGCGGCAAGTCGAGGTCGCGTCCGTCGTCTCGACTTCCCATAACGGGCGGCCAATCGAGGCCTCGGTGACCCGCGGCGGCTAG
- a CDS encoding PE family protein, whose amino-acid sequence MSFVSVMPELLQDAARDLAGIRSALVEATATVAGPTTSIAAAAQDEVSFAISSLFGSFGREFQVVSAEAQAYHEQFANLVRAGAGAYLSAEAANAEQAVLGMASNGSAAAASPALFDSFGALVSNTATNLQGLRDALSANPAPFLRQVLSNQQAYAQTLATGFQNAVQNLPAELANLPTTIGAALSGANPVPILQQLVSNQIGYAQVIATSLQNAGNDFMAGLNAFPASLQAASQAFMAGDVTGGLLQIGGGLLNPLFTGFGASIDPVTNLISITPLGAFGDLLPIFSIPGQMAQNFTDLLPAGSVPAMVAQNATNVIMALTDMSQTLDLNTGVLHVGLPLVLALDAIGPPVTTLQALGSSANAFVGAIQTGDALGAAAALINAPAVVANGFLNGHATLQLPVSLSGLETLTDIPLGGILTPLDFAALEIPILGPGSLTLSGATFGGLLPGLLQFLPQQLAQAIGAAVPV is encoded by the coding sequence ATGTCGTTTGTGAGCGTGATGCCGGAGTTGCTGCAGGACGCGGCACGTGATCTGGCGGGTATCCGTTCGGCACTGGTCGAAGCAACTGCGACCGTCGCGGGACCCACGACCTCGATAGCGGCTGCGGCTCAAGACGAGGTGTCGTTCGCCATCTCCTCGCTATTCGGCAGCTTCGGCAGGGAATTCCAAGTTGTCAGCGCCGAAGCGCAGGCGTACCACGAGCAGTTCGCCAACCTGGTGCGGGCCGGAGCGGGTGCCTACCTGAGCGCTGAAGCCGCTAACGCGGAACAGGCTGTGTTGGGAATGGCATCGAACGGCAGTGCTGCTGCCGCGTCACCTGCGCTGTTTGACAGCTTCGGGGCACTCGTCTCGAATACGGCCACCAACCTGCAGGGTCTTCGCGACGCCCTGTCGGCCAATCCGGCACCGTTTCTACGGCAGGTCCTCAGCAATCAGCAGGCTTACGCCCAGACCCTCGCGACCGGGTTCCAAAATGCGGTGCAGAACCTGCCTGCCGAGTTGGCCAATCTGCCGACGACCATCGGCGCGGCCCTCTCGGGCGCGAATCCGGTGCCCATCCTGCAGCAGCTGGTTAGCAACCAAATCGGATACGCCCAGGTGATCGCGACGTCACTGCAGAACGCCGGCAACGATTTCATGGCCGGGCTGAACGCCTTCCCGGCCAGCTTGCAAGCGGCGTCCCAAGCCTTCATGGCCGGCGACGTCACCGGCGGGCTGCTGCAGATCGGTGGCGGCCTCCTGAACCCATTGTTCACGGGGTTCGGCGCCAGCATCGACCCCGTTACCAACCTCATCTCGATAACGCCGCTTGGCGCCTTCGGAGATTTGTTGCCCATCTTCAGCATTCCGGGCCAGATGGCGCAGAACTTCACCGATCTGCTGCCCGCCGGATCCGTTCCGGCGATGGTGGCGCAGAACGCGACCAACGTAATCATGGCGCTGACGGATATGTCGCAAACCCTGGACTTGAATACGGGTGTTCTTCATGTCGGCTTGCCGTTAGTGCTGGCACTTGACGCGATAGGGCCGCCGGTCACCACACTGCAAGCGCTGGGATCCAGCGCGAATGCTTTTGTCGGCGCGATTCAAACCGGCGACGCGCTCGGGGCGGCCGCGGCACTGATCAACGCTCCCGCGGTCGTCGCGAACGGCTTCCTCAATGGCCACGCAACGCTACAGTTACCGGTTTCACTCTCTGGGCTCGAAACGCTCACCGACATCCCCCTGGGCGGGATTCTCACGCCGCTCGATTTCGCAGCTCTCGAAATTCCGATCCTTGGGCCGGGCTCACTGACGCTGAGCGGCGCGACATTTGGGGGTCTGCTTCCCGGCCTGTTGCAATTCCTTCCCCAACAGCTCGCGCAGGCGATCGGCGCAGCCGTACCTGTCTAA
- a CDS encoding alpha/beta hydrolase → MRTPLLVLGGTEDGLISQKEVRTTARVYGADVELFTGMGHMLMLEPGWPAVAERICSWLGARGL, encoded by the coding sequence GTGCGGACCCCGCTGCTGGTGCTCGGCGGCACCGAGGACGGCTTGATCAGCCAGAAGGAGGTCCGCACCACCGCCCGGGTCTACGGCGCCGACGTGGAACTGTTCACCGGCATGGGGCACATGCTGATGCTCGAACCCGGCTGGCCCGCGGTTGCCGAGCGGATCTGCAGCTGGCTCGGCGCCCGGGGGCTCTAG